The Candidatus Rokuibacteriota bacterium sequence CCCAGGGGCTGCTGGGCGACAAGATCGTCGAGATCACGATGGGCTTGCCCGAAGCCCCGCCGCTCGGGCCCGGCCAGGCGCTGGCCTCGCAAGATCCCCAGGAGATGAGCCGGATGTTCGCCGAGGGCGCGGGCACCCTCAAGTCCATCAACGAGCTGGTGTCGACCCTTCACGCCGCCGCGGACAGGCTCGACAAGGGCGGCGCCTTCGACGATATCGGGGCGGCGGCCAAGTCGGCTCGGCGCATCACCGACGAGGTGGAGAAGGGCAAGGGGTGGCTCCACGTCCTCGTCTATGAGGAGCCCGAAGCGCTGCGGCGCCTCAACGGTCTCCTGGGCTCGACCCAGCAGCTGATCGCCCGCGCCGAAAGCGGCGAGAGCGCCGTGGGCGTGCTGCTCTCCAAGGACTCGGGCAAGTCGGCCCGCGCCCTCCTGGCCGCGCTCGACGCGCTCGGCCGCGCCGCTTCGAGCCCGGGCCCGGGGGACGGTCTTCTGCCCGCCCTGCTGTTCGACCCGGAATACCGGCCGGTCGCGCGCGACCTCCAGGCCCTCGCCAAAAACTTCCGCGACGTCTCCGAAAAGCTCGCGCGCGGCGAGGGCTTGCTCGGCGGGCTGCTCCAGGGCAGCGGCGACGGTAGCATGGGCGAGGCCGGGGCCGATTTCCGCGCGGCGCTCGCCAACCTGCGCGCGGTGAGCGAGAAGCTCAAGTCGGGCGAGGGTACGGTGGGCGCCCTGATCGAGGACCCGACGGTCTACGAGAACCTCGTCACGTTCCTCGAGGGCGCCCAGCGGAGCTTCCTGCTGCGCTCGCTCGTGCGCTCGACCATTCAAACGGGCCAGACGGGCCAGACGGGGAAGGAAAAGTAGTGGCGAGGGAACGCCCGGTCTATCGCTGCCAGACCTGCGGCTTCGCCGCGCCGAAGGCCGGCACGTGCCCGGACTGCGCGCGGGCCGGCACGTACGTGGCGCTCGTCGAGGAGCGGCCGGCGCCGTCGCGCTCGGAGCGGCCCAAGCTCGCCGCCGGCGCCCGACCCGTGCTCATCGGCGACATCGCGGTGACGTCAGGCGAGCGCATCACCACCGGCATCGGCGAGCTCGACCGCGTGCTGGGCGGCGGTGTCGTCCCCGGCTCGCTGGTGCTGATCGGCGGCGACCCCGGCATCGGCAAGTCCACGCTCCTGCTGCAGGCGAGCCGCTCGCTGTCGGAGCGCGCCGGACCCGTGCTCTACGTCTCCGGAGAGGAGTCGGCGCCCCAGGTCAAGCTGCGCGCGGACCGGCTCGGCATCTCGCCGCGCGGCCTCTACTTCCTGGCCGAGACGGATCTCCAGGTGATCGAGGCGCACGCGGCCGAGCTCAAGCCCCGCGCGATCGTGGTCGACTCGATCCAGACCGTTTTCCTGCCCGGGCTCGAGTCGGCGCCCGGCAGCGTGAGCCAGGTCCGGGAATGCGCGGCGCGCCTCATGCTCTGGTCCAAGGGGCGCGGCACGGCGACGTTCCTCGTGGGGCACGTCACCAAGGACGGCGCGATCGCCGGGCCCCGCGTCCTCGAGCACCTGGTCGATACGGTGCTCTACTTCGAGGGAGAGCAGCACCACGCGTACCGCGTCCTGCGCGCCGTCAAGAACCGCTTCGGCTCGACCAACGAGATCGGCGTTTTCGAGATGGGAGAGCAGGGCCTCGCCGAGGTCACGAACCCATCGGGATTCTTCCTCGCCGAACGGCTCCGCGGCGCCGCCGGGTCGGTCATCGTGTCGAGCCTCGAGGGCAGCCGGCCGCTGCTCCTCGAGCTCCAGGCGCTGGTGACGCCGGCCAGCTTCGGGACGCCGCGCCGCACCGTGCTCGGCGCCGACTACAACCGGGTCTGCCTGCTGCTGGCGGTGCTCGAGAAGCGGGTCGGGTTTCCTCTGCAGAGCCAGGACGTCTTCGTCAACGTGGCGGGCGGCGGCCGCGTCACCGAGCCCGCCGCGGATCTGGGCGTGGTCGTGGCGGCGGCCTCAAGCTATCTCGACCGCCCCGTGCGGGGCGACACGGTGATCATGGGCGAAGTCGGCCTCGCCGGCGAGGTGCGCGCGGTGGCGGGGTTCGCGGTGCGGCTCAAGGAGGCGGCGGCCCTGGGCTTCACGGCGGCGGTGGTGCCGCAGAACAATCTCGCGGCGGGCGGCGCGCAGCCCCTGGAAGTCCAGGGGGTGGCAACGGTGGACGAAGCGGTCAAGGCGCTGTTGGGACACTGAGAGGCGACCATGGGTATCGTCATCGTGCGGGTATTCATGCTGGCGGCGGCCACCGGAGCGGGAATGGCCTTCGGCCCGCCGCTCGGCATTCACGCGACCAACTGGTGGCTCGGCGGCGCCGGCTTCCTCTTCGGGGTGCTGGCGGTCCTGCTCGAGTGGCAGGCGCGGCGCATCCCGGTGGACCGGATCTTCTGGGGTGCCATGGGCGGCATCGTGGGGCTCGGGCTCGGGCTCGGGCTGGGGACGGCCATGGGCGCCGTCTCCCCCGACGCGGGGCCGCTCGGGCGCGGGCTCTTCGGCCTGCTCTTCTCCTACCTGGGCGCCTCGGTCGCGCTCGCCAAGCGGGACGAGCTCGAGGACATGTCGGCCAAGCTCTTCCCCAAGACCGCCGCGCGCCGCGAGCGATTCAAGATCCTCGACACCTCCGTGATCATCGACGGCCGCGTCGTGGATCTCTGCGAGGTGGGCTTCCTCGACGGCACGCTGGTCGTCCCCCAGTTCGTCCTTCGCGAGCTGCAGCAGATCGCCGACTCGCCCGACCCGCTCAAGCGCAACAGGGGCAAGCGCGGTTTCGACGTGCTGCAGCGCCTGCAGCGCATCCCGGGGACGACCGTCCGCGTCGAGGACCAGGACTTCCCTCATATCCGCGAGGTGGACCGGAAGCTGATCGAGCTGGGCAAGGCGATGGGTGGCAAGGTCGTCACCAACGACTACAACCTCAACAAGGTCGCGGAGCTGTCGGGCGTGTCGGTGCTCAACGTCAACGAGCTGGCGAACGCGCTCAAGCCGGTCGTGCTGCCCGGCGAGGTGGTGCACGTCCACGTCGTCAAGGAGGGCAAGGAGGTCGGCCAGGGCGTCGCCTACCTCGACGACGGGACGATGGTGGTGGTGGACCACGGGAAGCGGTTCATCGGCCAGCAGGTCAGCGCCACGGTCACCTCGGTGCTCCAGACCACGGCCGGGCGCATGATCTTCGCCCGCCTGAGGGAAGAGGAGGGCGCGTCCAAGTGAAGACCGCCGTCGCGATAGTGCCGGCGGGAGGCGCGGGCGCGCGCATGGGCGGCCCCCGGCCCAAGCAGTACCTGACCCTCGGGGGCGCGCCCATCCTCGTCCACACCTTGCGCGCGCTCGCCCGCTGCCGGTCGCTCGACGGGCTCGTCGTTGCCGCGCCGACCGACCGTGTCGAGGCGACCCGCGCGCTCCTCGCCCGCTTCAGGGTGCCGCGGGTGCTGGCCGTGGTCGCGGGAGGGGAAGAGCGGCAGGACTCGGTGAGGCTGGGACTCGAGGCCGTTCCCCCGGAGGCGGCCTGGGTGGTGGTCCATGATGCGGTGAGGCCGTTCATCACTCCCGAGATCGTCGAGCGGGTACTGGCCGCAGCGCGCGTTCCCGGCGCCGCCACCTGCGGTTGGCCGGTCCGTGAGACCGTCAAGCGGGTGCGGGACCGCGTCGTCGAGACGACGCTCCCCCGCGAGGGACTGTGGCTGACCCAGACGCCGCAGGCTTTTCGGCGGGCGCTCCTCGCGGAGGCGCACGACAAGGCCGCCCGCGACGGCTACCGCGCCACCGACGACGCCATGCTGATCGAGCGGCTGGGCGGGCGCGTCTCCATGGTCGAGGGGCTGCCGCAGAACCTCAAGATCACGACGCCGGACGACCTCAAGGCGGCGCGGGCGTGGGTCGGGGGCGGGCGCAGGGCATGAGCTCCACGCGGAGCGGCCTCGGCTTCGATCTCCACCCGCTGGTGGACGGGCGCCCGCTCGTGCTGGGCGGGATCGCCGTGCCGCACGAGCGGGGACTCGGCGGCCATTCCGACGCCGACGTCCTGACCCATGCCGTCTGCGAGGCGCTGCTCGGGGCGCTGGCCCTGGGCGACCTCGGCCGAATGTTCCCGGACACGGACCCGCGCTGGAAGGGCGTCTCGAGCCTGGTCCTGCTCGAAGGCGTCCTGGACGCCCTGCGCGCGCGCCGCGCGACGCTTGTCAACGTGGACGCCACGGTGATCTGCCAGGCGCCGCGGCTTGGCCCGCACCTGCCTGCCATGGCCGCGCGCCTGGCGAAGACCATGGGCGTCGAGACCGATCGCGTAAGCGTCAAGGCGAAGAGCCCCGAGCACCTGGGGCATCTCGGTCGCGGCGAGGGCATCGCGGCCATGGCGGTCGTCAGCGTAGAGGTTCCGTGATGCCGCTGCGTATCTTCAATACCCTCACGCGACGCAAAGAAGACTTCGTCCCGCTCGTCGCCGGCGAGGTGCGGATGTA is a genomic window containing:
- the ispF gene encoding 2-C-methyl-D-erythritol 2,4-cyclodiphosphate synthase; the encoded protein is MSSTRSGLGFDLHPLVDGRPLVLGGIAVPHERGLGGHSDADVLTHAVCEALLGALALGDLGRMFPDTDPRWKGVSSLVLLEGVLDALRARRATLVNVDATVICQAPRLGPHLPAMAARLAKTMGVETDRVSVKAKSPEHLGHLGRGEGIAAMAVVSVEVP
- a CDS encoding TRAM domain-containing protein; its protein translation is MGIVIVRVFMLAAATGAGMAFGPPLGIHATNWWLGGAGFLFGVLAVLLEWQARRIPVDRIFWGAMGGIVGLGLGLGLGTAMGAVSPDAGPLGRGLFGLLFSYLGASVALAKRDELEDMSAKLFPKTAARRERFKILDTSVIIDGRVVDLCEVGFLDGTLVVPQFVLRELQQIADSPDPLKRNRGKRGFDVLQRLQRIPGTTVRVEDQDFPHIREVDRKLIELGKAMGGKVVTNDYNLNKVAELSGVSVLNVNELANALKPVVLPGEVVHVHVVKEGKEVGQGVAYLDDGTMVVVDHGKRFIGQQVSATVTSVLQTTAGRMIFARLREEEGASK
- the ispD gene encoding 2-C-methyl-D-erythritol 4-phosphate cytidylyltransferase, which codes for MKTAVAIVPAGGAGARMGGPRPKQYLTLGGAPILVHTLRALARCRSLDGLVVAAPTDRVEATRALLARFRVPRVLAVVAGGEERQDSVRLGLEAVPPEAAWVVVHDAVRPFITPEIVERVLAAARVPGAATCGWPVRETVKRVRDRVVETTLPREGLWLTQTPQAFRRALLAEAHDKAARDGYRATDDAMLIERLGGRVSMVEGLPQNLKITTPDDLKAARAWVGGGRRA
- the radA gene encoding DNA repair protein RadA; the protein is MARERPVYRCQTCGFAAPKAGTCPDCARAGTYVALVEERPAPSRSERPKLAAGARPVLIGDIAVTSGERITTGIGELDRVLGGGVVPGSLVLIGGDPGIGKSTLLLQASRSLSERAGPVLYVSGEESAPQVKLRADRLGISPRGLYFLAETDLQVIEAHAAELKPRAIVVDSIQTVFLPGLESAPGSVSQVRECAARLMLWSKGRGTATFLVGHVTKDGAIAGPRVLEHLVDTVLYFEGEQHHAYRVLRAVKNRFGSTNEIGVFEMGEQGLAEVTNPSGFFLAERLRGAAGSVIVSSLEGSRPLLLELQALVTPASFGTPRRTVLGADYNRVCLLLAVLEKRVGFPLQSQDVFVNVAGGGRVTEPAADLGVVVAAASSYLDRPVRGDTVIMGEVGLAGEVRAVAGFAVRLKEAAALGFTAAVVPQNNLAAGGAQPLEVQGVATVDEAVKALLGH
- a CDS encoding MlaD family protein codes for the protein MPDERRYGLQLRIGAFILVALGVFLAIVYLLGARARYFESKYDLVAEFTEVGGLIEGATVRLAGVQIGRVTSVILPPQPGGKVRVTMTVARRFQDRIRRNSQARISTQGLLGDKIVEITMGLPEAPPLGPGQALASQDPQEMSRMFAEGAGTLKSINELVSTLHAAADRLDKGGAFDDIGAAAKSARRITDEVEKGKGWLHVLVYEEPEALRRLNGLLGSTQQLIARAESGESAVGVLLSKDSGKSARALLAALDALGRAASSPGPGDGLLPALLFDPEYRPVARDLQALAKNFRDVSEKLARGEGLLGGLLQGSGDGSMGEAGADFRAALANLRAVSEKLKSGEGTVGALIEDPTVYENLVTFLEGAQRSFLLRSLVRSTIQTGQTGQTGKEK